One genomic region from Phragmites australis chromosome 1, lpPhrAust1.1, whole genome shotgun sequence encodes:
- the LOC133883916 gene encoding uncharacterized protein LOC133883916 — protein MNPPFTTGTPFEPALKRPLYNDVPPLPFRLQKSSPFHLIASHTGASALFSPTPPEDHKPAPKTASPPSPPSPTSSPSSSLTPTPSSSLKPSSSCSLTLSPSSSLTPSPSSSQMPTPFSSLTLSCSTMSSPYSSPYVDPVLLLDIVLVLLPDADPIFLSNSIPVLLPDAVPILLPNAIPILHPDAVPVPLPEAFTEEQHPVTVVSSPSTVVTCADDPAILSPSVSSPRSRYVAMSS, from the coding sequence ATGAATCCCCCGTTCACTACCGGCACACCCTTTGAGCCGGCACTGAAGCGCCCCCTATATAACGATGTGCCGCCTCTACCCTTCAGACTTCAAAAAAGTTCCCCCTTCCACCTAATTGCCTCTCACACCGGCGCCTCTGCCTTGTTCTCACCCACGCCGCCGGAGGACCACAAGCCTGCACCGAAGACTGCGAGCCCACCGTCCCCACCCTCCCCGACGTCatcaccatcctcctccctgACGCCGACCCCGTCCTCCTCCCTGAAGCCATCATCATCCTGCTCCCTGACATTgtcgccatcctcctccctgaCGCCGTCACCATCCTCCTCCCAGATGCCGACCCCATTCTCCTCCCTAACGTTGTCCTGCTCCACGATGTCGTCACCGTACTCCTCCCCCTATGTCGaccccgtcctcctcctcgacatCGTTCTAGTCCTCCTCCCTGATGCTgaccccatcttcctctctaACTCCATCCCCGTCCTACTCCCCGatgccgttcccatcctcctccccaACGCCATCCCCATCCTCCACCCCGACGCCGTCCCTGTCCCTCTCCCCGAGGCCTTCACTGAGGAGCAGCACCCAGTCACTGttgtctcctccccctccaccgtCGTCACCTGCGCCGATGACCCTGCCATCCTGTCCCCCTCCGTCTCCTCCCCTCGTTCTAGGTACGTCGCCATGTCCTCGTAA